A part of Amycolatopsis lurida genomic DNA contains:
- a CDS encoding ATP-dependent DNA ligase, with protein MELPVMPPVKPMLAKAVHELPRTPGLLYEPKWDGFRCVVFRDGDEVVLGSRNDRPLTRFFPELVDLLKDALPERCVVDGEIVLVTEGGLDFETLQLRLHPAASRVNKLAEETPASFVVFDLLALDDRDLTPEPFGERRKLLESVVDTKFARVHLTPLSEDPDVAQDWFTRFEGAGFDGVMAKPADAPYEQDKRVMWKVKHQRTADCVVAGFRWHKDGVGVGSLLLGLYNDEGVLHSVGVASSFTAARRRELVDELAPLRENALENHPWREWAETHEEAGGRMPGAGSRWAPQKDLSWEPLRIEWVAEVRYEHVEGTRFRHGGRLVRFRPDREPASCTYAQLEEVPPAELATLFTELGET; from the coding sequence GTGGAACTGCCCGTGATGCCACCCGTCAAGCCGATGCTGGCCAAGGCCGTGCACGAACTGCCCCGCACACCGGGGCTGCTGTACGAGCCGAAGTGGGACGGCTTCCGTTGCGTGGTGTTCCGCGACGGCGACGAGGTCGTGCTGGGCTCGCGCAACGACAGGCCACTGACGAGGTTCTTTCCCGAGCTGGTCGATCTGCTCAAGGACGCGCTGCCCGAGCGCTGCGTCGTCGACGGCGAGATCGTGCTGGTCACCGAGGGCGGTCTCGACTTCGAGACGCTGCAGCTGCGCCTGCACCCGGCGGCGTCCCGGGTGAACAAACTGGCCGAGGAGACGCCCGCCAGCTTCGTGGTGTTCGACCTGCTCGCGCTGGACGACCGGGATCTGACGCCCGAACCGTTCGGGGAGCGGCGGAAGCTGCTCGAAAGCGTCGTCGACACGAAGTTCGCCCGGGTCCACCTGACCCCGCTGTCCGAGGATCCCGACGTCGCCCAGGACTGGTTCACCCGGTTCGAGGGCGCCGGCTTCGACGGCGTGATGGCCAAGCCCGCCGACGCGCCGTACGAACAGGACAAGCGGGTGATGTGGAAGGTCAAGCACCAGCGGACGGCGGACTGCGTCGTCGCCGGGTTTCGATGGCACAAGGACGGTGTAGGCGTCGGTTCGCTGCTGCTCGGGCTCTACAACGACGAAGGCGTCCTGCACAGTGTGGGCGTGGCCAGCAGTTTCACCGCCGCGAGGCGTCGAGAGCTGGTGGACGAGCTCGCGCCGCTGCGGGAGAACGCGCTGGAGAACCATCCGTGGCGTGAGTGGGCCGAGACCCACGAGGAGGCGGGCGGCCGCATGCCGGGGGCGGGCAGCCGGTGGGCGCCGCAGAAGGACCTGAGCTGGGAGCCGCTCCGCATCGAATGGGTCGCCGAAGTCCGCTACGAACACGTCGAGGGCACGAGGTTCCGCCACGGTGGGAGGCTCGTGCGCTTCCGCCCCGACCGCGAACCCGCCTCGTGCACGTATGCGCAGCTCGAAGAGGTCCCGCCCGCCGAGCTGGCCACCTTGTTCACCGAGCTGGGGGAAACATGA
- a CDS encoding DUF1015 family protein codes for MDRMSTWIRPIGRGWAVRDSVPGPDVDEFADPGRVEAALAGAHGDSLLAVQHPARTPAALAGGLSIEAALPQARATFERIRERHYRPVADVVAPYRIDGPDGVALGVLCLVDPAAVRDDGVTRVRHTEDVYPDVVAERAAMLAGLGVATSAAMLVPATGGRELTALIERFCRGQVPSLSTVDGPGRKHELWLAGPGPAQDELLAALDELDLLVADGNHRVAAAAASGRGALLALVTGGPGLRIGPIHRVLAGTGLDPATLVRRWTEAGFDVHPGPPGPPAEPGEVTVLAGGSAFRVTLGKAGGDHAVVEQELIRGVLGVDPEGPSVRPLLPGTPVPEDADAVFLLAPVPYAEVLAVHAAGSRMPRKATYFTPKPRSGLLLAEL; via the coding sequence ATGGATCGGATGAGCACCTGGATCCGCCCGATCGGCCGTGGCTGGGCCGTCCGCGACAGCGTCCCGGGGCCCGACGTCGACGAGTTCGCCGACCCGGGCCGGGTCGAGGCCGCGCTCGCCGGGGCGCACGGCGACAGCCTGCTGGCGGTCCAGCATCCGGCGAGAACCCCGGCCGCGCTGGCGGGCGGCCTCTCGATCGAGGCGGCGTTGCCGCAGGCCAGGGCGACGTTCGAGCGGATCCGGGAGCGGCACTATCGCCCGGTCGCCGACGTTGTCGCGCCGTATCGCATCGACGGGCCGGACGGGGTCGCGCTGGGCGTGCTGTGCCTGGTCGATCCGGCCGCGGTCCGGGACGACGGGGTGACCCGGGTGCGGCACACCGAAGACGTCTATCCGGACGTCGTCGCGGAGCGGGCCGCGATGCTCGCCGGGCTCGGTGTCGCGACCAGTGCCGCGATGCTGGTCCCCGCGACCGGCGGCCGGGAGCTGACCGCGCTGATCGAGCGGTTCTGCCGGGGGCAGGTGCCGAGCCTGTCCACAGTGGACGGCCCGGGGCGAAAGCACGAACTGTGGCTCGCCGGACCCGGGCCGGCCCAGGACGAACTGCTGGCGGCGCTGGACGAGCTGGATCTCCTGGTCGCGGATGGCAATCACCGGGTCGCGGCCGCCGCGGCCTCGGGGCGCGGCGCGTTGCTCGCGCTGGTCACCGGTGGGCCCGGGCTGCGGATCGGGCCCATCCACCGGGTGCTCGCCGGCACCGGCCTCGACCCGGCCACCCTGGTCCGGCGATGGACGGAGGCGGGGTTCGACGTCCACCCCGGTCCGCCGGGGCCGCCCGCAGAACCGGGTGAGGTGACCGTGCTGGCGGGCGGGTCGGCGTTCCGGGTGACGCTCGGCAAGGCGGGCGGTGACCACGCGGTGGTGGAGCAGGAGCTGATCCGCGGCGTGCTCGGCGTCGATCCGGAAGGTCCGAGCGTGCGCCCTCTGCTGCCGGGCACGCCGGTGCCCGAAGACGCCGACGCGGTATTCCTGCTGGCCCCGGTCCCGTACGCGGAGGTGCTCGCCGTGCACGCGGCCGGATCGCGGATGCCGAGGAAGGCCACCTATTTCACGCCCAAACCGCGGAGCGGGCTCCTCCTGGCCGAGCTCTGA
- a CDS encoding MDR family MFS transporter, which yields MTTPAPVTAKEGVGFRSERGPVLIAVMLCSGLIALDSTIIATAVPSVVADLGGFSQFPWLFSIYLLTQAVTVPLYGKFADVLGRRPVMFFGIAAFLVGSVLCGAAWSMPVLIAARAVQGIGAGAIQPIALTMVGDMYTVEERARVQGYLASVWAISSVVGPTLGGVFAEYLDWRWIFFINLPLGALAAWMLFRNFRERVERRSHRIDYLGATLLTLGCSLLILGLLEGGVAWGWASAPSLAIFGGAVVLLVAFVFVERKADEPVLPLWIFTKRTLIGGNLIAVVVGMLLMGLTSYLPTFSQGVLGTGALVAGFALAALTVGWPISASLAGRVYMRIGFRDTALIGSGIVIAGAALTVFLTAGSSIWLAASAAFVLGLGLGLASSPTLIAVQSTIGWERRGVVTATNMFSRSLGSAVGVAIFGAIANATLASRFANPPEGVTGLPSGVDATSVVLEGHGPDTPTTTFVRGALADATHHVFLAMLVVAVLSVGALLLMPRRTEELKFD from the coding sequence ATGACGACCCCGGCCCCGGTCACCGCGAAGGAAGGGGTCGGCTTCCGGTCCGAACGCGGCCCCGTCCTGATCGCCGTGATGCTGTGTTCCGGTCTGATCGCGCTGGACTCGACCATCATCGCCACGGCGGTGCCCTCGGTGGTCGCCGATCTGGGCGGGTTCTCGCAGTTCCCGTGGCTGTTCTCGATCTATCTGCTGACCCAGGCGGTCACCGTCCCGCTGTACGGCAAGTTCGCCGACGTCCTCGGCAGGCGGCCGGTGATGTTCTTCGGGATCGCGGCGTTCCTGGTGGGCTCGGTGCTCTGCGGCGCGGCCTGGAGCATGCCGGTGCTGATCGCGGCCCGCGCGGTGCAGGGCATCGGCGCGGGCGCCATCCAGCCGATCGCGCTGACCATGGTCGGCGACATGTACACGGTCGAGGAACGCGCCAGGGTGCAGGGCTATCTCGCCAGCGTGTGGGCCATTTCGTCGGTGGTCGGGCCGACGCTGGGCGGCGTGTTCGCCGAGTACCTCGACTGGCGCTGGATCTTCTTCATCAACCTGCCGCTCGGCGCGCTGGCGGCGTGGATGCTGTTCCGGAACTTCCGCGAACGCGTCGAACGCCGTTCGCACCGCATCGACTACCTCGGCGCAACGCTGCTCACCCTCGGCTGCTCGCTGCTGATCCTCGGCCTTCTGGAGGGCGGGGTCGCCTGGGGCTGGGCGTCCGCGCCGAGCCTGGCGATCTTCGGCGGCGCGGTGGTGCTGCTGGTGGCGTTCGTGTTCGTGGAACGCAAGGCCGACGAGCCGGTGCTGCCGCTGTGGATCTTCACCAAACGGACCCTGATCGGCGGGAACCTGATCGCCGTCGTGGTCGGCATGCTGCTGATGGGCCTCACCTCGTATCTGCCGACCTTCTCCCAAGGCGTGCTCGGCACCGGCGCGCTCGTCGCCGGATTCGCGCTGGCGGCGCTGACCGTCGGCTGGCCGATCTCGGCGTCGCTGGCGGGCCGGGTCTACATGCGCATCGGATTCCGGGACACCGCGCTGATCGGCAGCGGGATCGTCATCGCGGGCGCGGCGCTCACGGTGTTCCTGACGGCGGGGTCGTCGATCTGGCTGGCGGCCTCGGCCGCGTTCGTCCTCGGGCTGGGGCTGGGCCTGGCGTCGAGCCCGACCCTCATCGCCGTGCAGTCCACGATCGGGTGGGAACGCCGCGGCGTCGTCACCGCGACGAATATGTTCAGCCGGTCGCTGGGCAGCGCCGTGGGCGTGGCGATCTTCGGCGCGATCGCGAACGCCACGCTGGCGAGCCGCTTCGCCAACCCGCCCGAAGGGGTCACCGGCCTGCCGTCCGGGGTCGACGCGACCAGTGTCGTCCTGGAGGGCCACGGCCCGGACACCCCGACGACGACGTTCGTGCGCGGCGCCCTCGCGGACGCCACGCACCACGTCTTCCTGGCGATGCTGGTGGTCGCCGTGCTCAGCGTCGGCGCGCTGCTGCTGATGCCGCGGCGGACCGAAGAGCTGAAGTTCGACTAG